GGAAATCTTCGATTTTTTTAATCAGATTACGCCCGCCTTCATGCAGCTCTTTTACGTCCACTTCGTTAGCCTGCACCGTCGGGCGCTCCACCAGCTTCGTGATGCCACAGCGCGTATCCAGCAGATGGCGCTCTTCCTCAGGCTTCAGCTGGCGCTCCGTGAACCCCGCCAGATGGATAACTTTCCAGAAGCGATTGCCAGGATGCGCAAAGTGAAACCCCGTATGCGCCGACGACTTCCCCGGATTGATCCCGCAAAAGACCACCCGCAGACCCGGCTCAAGAATATCGTTAATCACGTACTCTCCTGTTAACTCTCGGATCTGTAAAGTATAAAGCCTTACGCCGCGCTTGCTTACAAATTCAGCAGCCGCGACGCCGAGACTGGATTGGCGCCGCCAGTTACTTTATAATCCAGCGCCACGGCCCCTTAGCTCAGTGGTTAGAGCAGGCGACTCATAATCGCTTGGTCGTTGGTTCAAACCCAACAGGGGCCACCAAATTTTAGCTTTAAAATCAAATAATTAAGCCACTCGAAAGAGTGGCTTTTTTGTTGGCTACTTGATGAGTGTCGCAAAAGTGTCGCATGAGAATTTTGACGCAACCCTGCCTGGAGGAGGGTATTCACTTAGGAAAATGGTGGCGGGCCTGAGACGCGTTCACTGTATTGACATATTTAGCGATAGATTTACGCTCGTGCTCATTGCCTGATTTTGCAAATGCCTGTATGAAGAGCATCATCCTTTCCGACTCAACTTTTAAGTGCTGATGCCCCAGCTCCAGATTAAATACTGAAATTTTTGCGGCTGGACTTTGGGTTTTTGAGGCATTTAACTCATAGCGCGATTTTCTCAGCGCCTTACAGAGCACGTCAAAATGCTGGTTTAGTGTAACCAGACTCTTGCAAGAAAGAATAATATCATCCATATAGACAGATACCGTGACGCATCCAGATCGATGGAACGAATCGATAACATTTCCCGCATAAGAATTTTGCAAACAGAGTGTCGCCAGAACAGGTGATTGCGGATATCCATACGGAACAGCAAATTTATGCCCAACAGCATTAGGAAGTCTAACTGTTGAAAGTTTTGCTATAAGTCTAGCTTTGTCATACGGTATGATTTTTTTTAGTTCACGCGTAACTCGGCTTTGCGATGTTGACTCAAAAAAACCTTTAATATCAATCAAGCAGAAGTAATTATTTCTTTTGTGTAACCTAGCAGCAGCAACATGCCCTCCATTTCTTAAATGATAATAATACAATGGAAACCGCCAATTTTTCCGTATATACCGGTGCAGAGCGGAACCATATTTAATCATTTCTTCAGAAGGTATATGAACCCACTTGTTTTCTTTAAGAAGGAATTTGTGCTTCCACTTTTCCATCAGGAAATTCATCCCAACTTAAGCAGCAATAGTTAAGGACTATGTGAAGGTAGCCGTTTGCTTTCTCAACGAAAGCGATTAACTCGTTGAGAAGCTCAAGGGTGAATTTAACACCCATGGCGAACTTCACTAAGCCAAACAGATATTTCTTCATGTTTGTTACCTCTGTACTATCCTGACGCATCTTAGCGCAAGCGCATAGTCCAAACTAAAATCCCAGGGAGTCCCAGGGAGTCCCAGGAGTCCCAGGAGTCCCAGGAGTCCCGGAGTCCCGGAGTCCCATATGTCGTATACGACGAGTGTACAGAGGGCCGGAGAAAACGGCTAACGTCAGGAAATGTAAGAATACACTGAACTTAAAAACGTTTGCATCATATTTTCAGTTACCCCAATCGTCTCACATTATATTATTCTTTATAAAATAATGAGTTAAGTTATTCTGGCACACAAAAATCAGTAGTAACAATCAGCCCTCCGCCTAATAAAAAAACAAATAATTTATTGAAATTCAATAGGCTAAAGAAAATCTGATTTTCTTATAAGATTCTTACAACTGAAAAACAGTGAAATTTCTTTCAATGTTTACAGTTTCGTTTTTCTGGCAGAGTCCCAGCGCTGGCGCGGCCTGGCGATATCATTTGTAAAAAAACAAAACTGAAAAATTTTTGCGATCCAAAACTTGCAGGCGGGTGCGGTGTAGTGCCGTTTTTGTCTGCGAACGTTTTATTTTGTGGGTCTGCGGCTGCGCCAGCGCAACGAGGCGGGCGGGATCTGTTTCAGGGGTGGCGGTGGGTGGTTTGCGCGCTGCGGGCGCTGTGGTGCGTTCTGGGTGGGTTAATGACAGGCATAAAAAAGCCCGCGCACTGGCGGGCTGATTTTCGGATCAGGCAATGATGTTTTCATACCGGCTGCGGGTCTGTGTCGCCTGCGCCGCCGTCTGGCTGAACGCGGCGGCAGTGGTAGGCCCGCCGGTGCCGGGGTGTGAATGGCTGGCGCACTGGCTGGCCAGCTGTGCCAGCAGGTCTATGGTTTCCAGCATCATTTGCAGCGTGTTAACGCTTTCGCTGCCGATGTGTACCGTTGGCCCCATAATTTGCTGACCGCCCGCCGCGACGCTTTTACGCAGCTGCGCGATTTTCTCAGTCAGCCCGCCATCGGTCTGCGTCTCGATACCGCCCTTCGCGTGCGTTTTCTGCTGACCGTCAATTTCAGCTTCGGCATCACCTTCCACGCGGGCCAGAAACTTGCCGCTGGCCGCGATGGCGTAATCGCCGGTGGCCACATGCTGAACGGCACCGGCCAGCAGGCTGACCGCTCCCAGTACCGTGGTTTTATCCGTGGCTTTTACCGTGGTTTCACGGCTGACCAGCTCGCGGCGCTCCCGGTCAGCGGTCACTTCGCGGCTCATGGATGTTTCGCTGATGGTCTGGTCAGTCTTGCGCACCCAGTCACCGGCCTGCGTGACGCGTTGTGACACTTCCTCGCGTTGTTG
This DNA window, taken from Cronobacter universalis NCTC 9529, encodes the following:
- the mug gene encoding G/U mismatch-specific DNA glycosylase — translated: MINDILEPGLRVVFCGINPGKSSAHTGFHFAHPGNRFWKVIHLAGFTERQLKPEEERHLLDTRCGITKLVERPTVQANEVDVKELHEGGRNLIKKIEDFQPDALAVLGKKAYEQAFSQRGVKWGKQKLKIGKTEIWVLPNPSGLNRASLDKLVEAYRELDDALVARGR
- a CDS encoding reverse transcriptase domain-containing protein, producing MEKWKHKFLLKENKWVHIPSEEMIKYGSALHRYIRKNWRFPLYYYHLRNGGHVAAARLHKRNNYFCLIDIKGFFESTSQSRVTRELKKIIPYDKARLIAKLSTVRLPNAVGHKFAVPYGYPQSPVLATLCLQNSYAGNVIDSFHRSGCVTVSVYMDDIILSCKSLVTLNQHFDVLCKALRKSRYELNASKTQSPAAKISVFNLELGHQHLKVESERMMLFIQAFAKSGNEHERKSIAKYVNTVNASQARHHFPK